The following proteins are encoded in a genomic region of Maribacter hydrothermalis:
- a CDS encoding glycosyltransferase: MKKILQINTTVGYASPGKIANDIGDLLLEDGFESYIAYGREPESKSNSKVIRIGNNIDNYAHVLSTRLFDDHCFSSKNATKKLVAQIKEIKPDLIQIHNLHGYYINIEVLFSYLKDLNIPITWTFHDAWAITGHCTHFEHVGCQKWLTGCYKCPQTNTYPNSILFDRSKKNYIDKKRLFNYPKNLNIITPSGWLADLVKQSFLKEHTISVIPNGVSQEIFKPRKKADLEKKLNLKNKFTVLGVCSVWDKGKGFFDFIELSKILGDECILIMVGVTAKQAQLLPENIKAIPRTTNAEELAEIYSIADVYLNLTYADTFPTTNLEALSCGTPIITYKTGGSVESVTEKTGLVIEQGNITAALKAIEHIKKNGKQKYEEHCLAFAKEKFNKKTQYLEYIKLYKPLLGI, translated from the coding sequence ATGAAAAAAATTTTACAAATAAATACAACTGTTGGTTACGCATCTCCTGGTAAAATTGCCAATGATATTGGCGATTTATTATTAGAAGATGGATTTGAAAGTTATATAGCTTATGGCAGAGAGCCAGAAAGTAAAAGTAATTCTAAGGTTATAAGAATTGGAAATAACATTGATAATTATGCACATGTACTTTCCACTCGCCTATTTGACGACCATTGTTTTTCATCAAAAAATGCGACAAAAAAATTAGTAGCTCAAATAAAAGAAATTAAACCAGATTTAATACAAATACATAATCTTCATGGGTATTACATTAATATTGAAGTTCTTTTTAGTTATTTAAAGGATTTAAATATACCTATCACTTGGACGTTTCATGATGCATGGGCAATTACAGGTCACTGCACTCATTTTGAGCATGTTGGTTGTCAAAAATGGCTAACCGGCTGTTATAAATGTCCACAAACAAATACCTACCCAAATTCTATTTTATTTGATCGCTCCAAGAAAAATTATATTGATAAAAAGCGCTTATTCAATTATCCGAAAAACTTAAATATAATTACTCCCTCTGGCTGGTTAGCTGATCTGGTTAAGCAATCTTTTTTAAAAGAACATACCATTTCAGTTATTCCTAATGGCGTTTCTCAAGAAATTTTTAAACCACGAAAAAAAGCGGATTTAGAAAAAAAGCTGAATTTAAAAAATAAATTCACTGTTTTAGGAGTTTGTAGTGTGTGGGATAAAGGAAAAGGATTTTTTGATTTTATTGAGCTTTCCAAAATTCTTGGAGATGAATGTATTCTAATAATGGTTGGCGTAACAGCAAAACAGGCCCAATTATTACCTGAAAATATTAAAGCCATCCCAAGAACAACGAATGCTGAAGAATTAGCTGAAATATATTCTATTGCAGATGTTTACTTAAACTTAACATATGCAGACACATTTCCTACAACTAATTTAGAAGCTTTGTCTTGTGGTACACCAATTATCACTTACAAAACCGGTGGTAGTGTTGAGTCTGTAACTGAAAAAACAGGATTAGTTATTGAGCAAGGGAATATTACAGCTGCTTTAAAGGCAATTGAACATATTAAGAAAAATGGAAAACAAAAGTATGAAGAGCATTGTTTAGCTTTTGCAAAAGAAAAATTTAATAAGAAAACACAATACTTAGAATATATAAAACTTTACAAACCCCTATTGGGTATTTAA
- a CDS encoding glycosyltransferase, with the protein MKPKPTIHFTNNLAPHYMEPLILQLLESDDFDFSFSCGKNENNGIQTIDFSSPKYQAHSNKINSNIKNIWIKNKYLVWQGGVIKQCLFGKKIDLMILLGEAQLFSNWVAAIVCRIRGINIAFRGHGLYGNEGFSKKLLRTTFYKLANANMVYERRSKNILIENGFKENKIHVVFNSLNYYYQKSQRQKYTEVSKSDVFNFFKNPNLPVLIFSGRLTKAKKLKMLLETCKLINNANEQKVNVLIIGDGEDSEHLHKFAESNLPQGSFKFYGSCYDEEIIGKFFSKADLCVSPGNVGLTAIHSLSYGTPICTHNNFGNQGPEAEAIEDNVTGFYFEENNIRDLFTKTLSWINKNPNKSNDLVQNCYTIIDKYYNPQFQEKVFLNLAQKKAPIV; encoded by the coding sequence ATGAAACCAAAACCAACAATACATTTTACAAACAACCTTGCTCCGCATTACATGGAGCCATTAATATTGCAATTATTAGAAAGTGATGATTTTGATTTTAGCTTTTCATGTGGGAAAAATGAAAATAATGGAATACAAACTATAGATTTCAGCTCACCCAAATATCAAGCACATTCAAATAAAATAAATAGCAACATCAAAAATATTTGGATTAAGAATAAGTACTTAGTTTGGCAAGGTGGTGTTATAAAGCAATGTCTATTTGGCAAGAAAATAGATTTAATGATTTTACTGGGAGAAGCTCAATTATTTTCTAATTGGGTTGCAGCGATTGTTTGTAGAATTAGAGGTATAAATATTGCTTTTAGAGGTCATGGTTTATATGGCAATGAGGGCTTTTCAAAAAAATTATTAAGAACTACCTTTTATAAATTAGCTAATGCAAATATGGTTTATGAAAGACGTTCTAAAAACATATTGATTGAAAATGGTTTTAAAGAAAATAAAATTCATGTCGTTTTTAACTCACTAAATTATTACTACCAAAAAAGTCAACGACAAAAGTATACTGAAGTAAGTAAGAGTGATGTTTTTAATTTTTTCAAGAATCCCAATTTACCAGTTTTAATCTTCTCTGGTAGATTAACCAAGGCCAAAAAACTTAAAATGCTTTTGGAGACGTGTAAATTAATTAATAACGCTAATGAACAAAAGGTAAATGTATTAATAATTGGGGATGGCGAGGATAGTGAACATTTGCACAAATTTGCTGAGTCTAATCTTCCGCAAGGAAGTTTTAAATTCTATGGTAGCTGTTATGATGAGGAAATCATTGGAAAATTTTTCTCAAAAGCAGATTTATGTGTTTCTCCAGGTAATGTAGGGCTTACTGCTATACATTCTTTAAGTTATGGAACACCTATTTGTACTCACAACAATTTTGGCAATCAAGGACCTGAAGCCGAAGCAATTGAAGATAATGTAACTGGCTTTTATTTCGAAGAAAATAATATTAGAGATTTATTTACAAAAACACTTTCTTGGATTAATAAGAATCCAAATAAAAGCAATGATTTAGTACAAAATTGCTACACTATTATTGATAAATATTATAACCCTCAATTTCAAGAAAAAGTTTTTCTTAATCTTGCGCAAAAAAAAGCACCAATTGTTTGA
- a CDS encoding polysaccharide deacetylase family protein has translation MHYITKLEELQNYWAKSKKAQIRSFARNIALDLISLKESSVDFDKVFEKPRVHFLYIHHIFDDEIVNFDLLLKLLSKQHTFLSHSDAIKKVLSGNIDKPYISFSSDDGLKSNLKAAEILNKYGASACFFVNPNSIGIDSIEKAAEFCRTRIDMPPVEFLNWKDLDSLLKQGHEIGAHTMNHEDVAKLTLNEFEDNLNQCKTVLTASCGDIPHFAYTYGGFNNFNKAAYDLVFKTGYSSCSSGVRGAHISDGTVIKENEFLPRRDHIIGGWKLSHMKHFLKKSIEEVSIQNNYLPSSWK, from the coding sequence ATGCACTACATAACTAAATTAGAGGAATTACAAAACTATTGGGCAAAATCTAAAAAAGCCCAAATAAGAAGTTTTGCTCGCAACATAGCTTTAGATCTTATATCACTAAAGGAAAGTAGTGTAGATTTTGATAAAGTCTTTGAAAAACCAAGAGTGCATTTTCTATACATTCATCATATTTTCGATGACGAAATAGTCAATTTTGATTTGTTATTAAAGCTTTTATCAAAACAACACACTTTTTTATCACATTCAGATGCCATTAAAAAAGTATTATCTGGCAACATCGATAAACCTTATATTTCTTTCAGCTCAGATGATGGCTTAAAAAGTAACTTGAAAGCTGCCGAAATATTGAATAAATATGGAGCATCAGCTTGTTTTTTTGTTAATCCAAATTCTATTGGAATAGATTCCATCGAAAAAGCTGCAGAATTTTGCAGAACACGTATAGATATGCCTCCGGTAGAATTTTTAAATTGGAAAGATTTAGATTCTTTATTGAAACAAGGACATGAAATAGGCGCCCATACCATGAACCATGAAGATGTTGCCAAGTTAACCTTAAACGAATTTGAGGATAATTTAAATCAATGTAAAACCGTTTTAACGGCTTCTTGTGGAGATATTCCTCATTTTGCATATACCTATGGCGGATTTAATAACTTTAATAAAGCTGCATACGATTTAGTTTTTAAAACAGGTTACAGTTCTTGCTCTTCTGGCGTTAGGGGTGCACATATAAGTGATGGCACAGTAATAAAAGAGAATGAATTTCTACCAAGAAGGGACCATATTATTGGCGGTTGGAAATTAAGTCACATGAAACATTTTTTAAAAAAAAGTATTGAAGAAGTATCCATTCAAAATAACTATTTACCATCTAGCTGGAAATAA
- a CDS encoding glycosyltransferase family 2 protein — MKKIAVLLTCFNRKEKTISSLYSLYNAYATVSKSIELDVFLTDDGSTDGTSEAVKEKFPKTTILKGNGNLYWNGGMRHTWTAALDKGYDYFLLLNDDTTLYDNALKKLLEAQVYCVDKYGQQGIYIGSTQDPNTKKFTYGGSLLTHKFKFSYHALPPNGTYQKCDLGNANIMFVPKEVVTQIGILSDGYRHGIGDTDYTLKAVKKNIPCLVLPDYLGHCENEHKEVYEGFSEKTLIERWKYLNHPLGLAFKSTVLFMWRHFPTRVPFVVIAGIYKVFFPGLYIKSLRNNR; from the coding sequence TTGAAAAAGATAGCTGTATTACTTACCTGTTTCAATAGGAAAGAAAAAACAATTTCATCATTATATTCGCTTTATAATGCATATGCCACTGTTTCAAAAAGTATTGAATTAGATGTTTTCTTGACCGATGATGGTTCTACCGATGGCACTTCTGAAGCTGTAAAAGAAAAATTTCCTAAAACAACCATTCTTAAAGGAAACGGTAATTTGTATTGGAATGGCGGAATGCGCCATACATGGACAGCGGCATTAGATAAAGGTTACGACTATTTTTTACTTTTAAACGATGACACAACTTTATACGACAATGCCCTTAAAAAGTTACTAGAGGCACAAGTTTATTGCGTTGACAAATATGGTCAACAAGGTATATACATTGGCTCTACGCAAGATCCTAATACTAAAAAGTTTACTTATGGCGGTAGTCTTTTAACCCACAAATTTAAATTTAGCTATCATGCGTTACCACCAAATGGAACATATCAAAAATGCGATTTAGGAAATGCAAATATTATGTTTGTCCCAAAAGAAGTTGTAACACAAATTGGAATATTATCCGATGGCTATAGACATGGCATCGGAGATACAGATTATACCTTAAAGGCAGTTAAAAAGAATATTCCATGTCTTGTACTACCCGATTATTTAGGGCATTGTGAAAATGAGCACAAAGAAGTGTATGAAGGCTTTTCAGAAAAAACATTAATTGAACGATGGAAATATCTAAACCATCCTTTAGGACTGGCCTTTAAATCTACTGTTCTATTTATGTGGCGCCATTTTCCAACAAGAGTTCCCTTTGTAGTAATAGCAGGGATTTACAAAGTATTCTTTCCTGGTCTATATATTAAAAGTTTGAGAAACAACAGATAA
- a CDS encoding O-antigen ligase family protein, whose translation MKNWLLLILVFFYLINPNKDGYIFGYLILFFLVLHPKKTILKLDSLGYILLIFSIAYAIFYSFSADILVQNIFIYGMFPLTFYLLGIYLFNEKKELFSNTRGLILIALVFSVTALFSTYNSILENGYNILNRNVNNIWTGLEENATYTGGFLLLNMCLPGILIVSWKKIKILRKLILISLYIITLFAVLRLGSRTQLVISIFSILAAILYLVARQSTRKNFTFFVILIIIGNITFGYLNVDKDSEFISAYTDRMESKKYGTNTAGGRTERWEKSIEMLFDKPLGWNLDEFGYSHNLWLDVLRVAGIIPFILLIIFSVQSIKMLVKNLRFNKNIDPFMATLAIYILAFYLLFFVEPIFEGYFEVFVLHCFYLGLLTSFSINNHPLPLKSRNSDNIK comes from the coding sequence ATGAAAAATTGGTTATTATTAATTCTAGTATTTTTTTATTTGATAAACCCCAATAAAGATGGCTATATTTTTGGGTACTTAATATTATTTTTCTTGGTATTACATCCCAAAAAAACTATTCTCAAACTTGATTCTTTGGGTTATATTTTGTTAATTTTTTCTATAGCATATGCTATCTTTTACTCATTTAGTGCTGATATTTTAGTTCAAAATATTTTCATTTATGGAATGTTTCCGCTAACTTTTTATTTATTAGGAATTTACTTATTTAATGAAAAGAAAGAATTATTCTCAAATACCAGAGGCTTAATTTTAATAGCTTTAGTATTTTCTGTTACGGCTTTATTCTCTACATATAACTCAATTTTAGAAAATGGTTATAATATTTTAAACCGTAATGTCAATAATATATGGACTGGGCTTGAGGAAAATGCAACATATACAGGTGGTTTCCTTTTATTAAATATGTGTCTACCGGGCATACTAATAGTTTCCTGGAAAAAAATAAAAATTTTACGTAAGCTAATATTAATTTCCTTATATATAATAACTTTATTCGCTGTATTAAGATTAGGAAGTAGAACACAATTGGTCATATCTATTTTTTCAATATTAGCCGCAATCCTTTACTTGGTGGCTAGACAATCTACTAGAAAAAACTTTACATTCTTTGTTATTCTTATAATAATTGGTAATATAACTTTTGGATATTTAAATGTTGACAAAGATTCTGAATTTATTTCAGCATATACTGATCGAATGGAGAGTAAAAAATATGGAACAAATACTGCTGGTGGTAGAACTGAACGTTGGGAAAAATCAATAGAAATGTTATTTGATAAACCTTTAGGTTGGAATTTAGATGAATTCGGTTATTCTCATAATTTATGGTTAGATGTTTTACGTGTAGCTGGTATAATACCATTTATATTATTAATCATTTTCTCTGTCCAAAGCATAAAAATGCTGGTCAAAAATTTAAGATTCAACAAAAATATTGATCCGTTCATGGCTACTCTAGCTATATATATATTGGCGTTTTATCTCTTGTTTTTTGTTGAACCTATATTTGAAGGTTACTTTGAAGTTTTTGTCCTACACTGTTTCTATTTAGGTTTACTTACTTCATTTTCAATAAATAATCATCCACTACCATTAAAATCTAGAAATTCAGATAATATTAAGTAA
- a CDS encoding glycosyltransferase, with the protein MMDEEFNSSFYIGESVASPVKQMNYESLKGFKKTFKTKWILGTTFMWNYGVIRLIFKKFDYYLLIGEPSILSHWVILLIGKILGKKVFTWGHGIKCTEKKKLFWFEKLFYRLPYKVFVYGEHAKNNMIKLNYNKEKIIPIYNSLDYLNQKSIKKESKTTNIFIDHFKNENPVIIYVGRILYSKKLNILIEALDHINKTEKKANLVIVGPEVDDDSIPKLVKKLELENEVWFYGPCYKEKIIAELFANSVVSVTPGNIGLTAIHSLTYGCPVITHHNLHKHGPEFEVIEEGITGSFFKEDNLDDLVFKIKYWLAADANKRLEASVEAEKVIDEKWNPLNQIRIFKSNFSK; encoded by the coding sequence ATGATGGACGAAGAGTTTAATAGTTCCTTTTATATAGGTGAATCAGTTGCAAGCCCTGTTAAACAAATGAATTATGAAAGTTTGAAAGGTTTTAAAAAAACTTTTAAAACTAAGTGGATTCTAGGTACTACATTTATGTGGAACTACGGTGTTATTAGATTAATTTTTAAAAAATTCGATTATTATTTATTAATTGGAGAGCCTTCAATTTTGTCTCATTGGGTAATTTTATTAATTGGTAAAATTTTAGGCAAAAAAGTATTCACTTGGGGTCATGGAATAAAATGTACTGAGAAAAAGAAGCTATTTTGGTTTGAAAAACTATTTTATAGATTACCTTATAAAGTGTTTGTATATGGTGAACATGCCAAAAACAATATGATCAAGTTAAACTATAATAAGGAAAAAATTATTCCTATTTATAATTCTTTAGATTACCTTAATCAAAAATCAATTAAAAAAGAAAGTAAAACAACTAATATATTTATTGATCATTTTAAAAATGAAAACCCCGTTATTATTTATGTAGGCCGTATATTATATTCAAAAAAATTAAATATTTTAATTGAAGCTCTTGATCATATAAATAAAACTGAAAAAAAGGCGAATTTGGTAATTGTTGGTCCAGAAGTAGATGATGATAGCATACCCAAATTAGTTAAAAAACTAGAATTAGAAAATGAAGTTTGGTTTTATGGCCCATGTTATAAAGAAAAAATAATAGCAGAATTATTTGCAAATTCAGTGGTTTCCGTCACCCCTGGCAATATAGGCTTAACTGCCATTCACTCATTAACATATGGTTGTCCTGTAATTACGCATCATAATTTGCATAAACATGGTCCAGAGTTTGAAGTTATAGAAGAAGGTATTACAGGTAGCTTTTTTAAAGAAGATAATTTAGATGATTTAGTTTTTAAGATAAAGTATTGGTTGGCAGCTGATGCAAATAAAAGATTAGAAGCAAGTGTAGAAGCAGAAAAAGTCATCGACGAAAAATGGAACCCGCTCAATCAAATCCGAATTTTTAAGTCAAACTTTTCAAAGTGA
- a CDS encoding lipopolysaccharide biosynthesis protein, with protein MTIKPPTINNQDENENFSSKLFGGLIWSSLEKFSVQGVSAIIGIVLTRLLEPVEIGNIGLLIVFISFSQVFIDSGFSTALIQKQNRSKEDINTVFVFNFMVAVICYTLIWVAAPYISDFYEVPKLTAFIRLLSVCLFFNAAITIPQTLLTIKMDFKSMAKVNVSASIISGFIAIYLAYKGFGELALIWQILIKTLITAVYIWVIVNYKPKFEFNLISFKSLFSFGSKLLISSLLNNITNNIASLFIGKVISVKSLGYYSRGTQFADMVFGPMYSVYNSVFLPSLSAIQNEKELLVSQTRGIIKMSSSLVFPLFFFLAVVAKPMIILVLTEKWIAAAPIMSIICIARAITIISSININLLYAIGRSDLVLKQQYYKLLVRIIFLLISLKFGIIWIAVAELLATTVHFFINTYYPSKYMKYGALAQINDAKGSILISILLSIITLLLFHFITNIILQIIISMIIFSLVYYFMAKIFGMTELEKLLTKCKKMIWSKK; from the coding sequence ATAACTATCAAACCCCCAACAATAAACAACCAAGATGAGAATGAAAATTTCTCTTCAAAACTTTTTGGAGGACTTATATGGAGTTCTTTAGAAAAATTTTCTGTACAAGGTGTTTCTGCGATAATAGGAATTGTTCTAACTAGATTATTAGAACCTGTTGAAATAGGAAATATTGGTTTATTGATTGTTTTTATTTCATTTTCTCAAGTTTTTATAGATAGCGGATTTAGTACTGCATTAATTCAAAAACAGAATAGATCCAAGGAGGATATAAATACCGTATTCGTTTTTAACTTTATGGTAGCTGTAATTTGTTATACCCTTATATGGGTTGCGGCACCTTACATTTCCGATTTTTATGAAGTTCCAAAATTAACCGCATTCATTAGACTTTTATCGGTGTGTCTATTTTTTAACGCAGCGATAACGATTCCTCAAACCTTACTGACTATAAAAATGGATTTTAAATCCATGGCAAAAGTTAATGTCAGTGCGTCAATTATAAGCGGTTTTATAGCAATTTATTTAGCGTATAAAGGTTTCGGTGAATTGGCACTAATTTGGCAGATACTGATTAAAACATTAATTACTGCAGTTTACATTTGGGTTATTGTAAATTATAAACCAAAATTCGAGTTTAATTTAATATCCTTTAAAAGTCTATTCTCTTTTGGTTCAAAACTTTTGATATCCTCATTATTAAATAATATTACCAACAATATAGCATCACTATTTATCGGAAAGGTAATCTCAGTAAAATCATTAGGTTATTATTCCAGGGGCACACAATTTGCCGATATGGTATTCGGTCCAATGTACTCTGTTTATAACAGTGTATTTTTACCTAGTCTTTCAGCCATACAAAATGAAAAGGAATTACTCGTAAGTCAAACAAGAGGCATTATAAAAATGTCCTCCTCATTAGTCTTTCCGCTTTTCTTTTTTTTAGCAGTGGTGGCAAAACCAATGATAATTCTTGTATTAACTGAAAAATGGATTGCGGCAGCTCCAATTATGTCGATCATCTGTATTGCAAGAGCAATCACTATAATTTCTAGTATAAATATTAATTTACTTTATGCCATAGGAAGGAGCGACTTAGTTTTAAAACAACAGTATTATAAACTATTAGTTAGGATTATATTTTTATTGATATCTCTAAAATTCGGAATAATTTGGATTGCAGTAGCTGAACTTTTAGCTACTACTGTACATTTTTTCATTAACACTTATTACCCGAGTAAGTACATGAAATATGGAGCATTGGCTCAAATAAACGATGCAAAGGGCTCCATATTGATTAGTATACTGCTATCTATTATTACCTTACTTTTGTTTCATTTTATTACCAATATAATCTTACAAATAATAATTAGTATGATTATATTTTCCCTTGTTTATTATTTTATGGCGAAAATTTTTGGAATGACAGAATTGGAAAAACTACTAACGAAATGTAAAAAGATGATATGGTCAAAGAAATAG